DNA from Gramella sp. MAR_2010_147:
AAATTTCTTGACTTAAAAGCTATAAACGATCAATATTCTTCGGAAATTAAAGATGCAGCTTCATCTGTTATAGATTCAGGCTGGTATTTACAGGGGAGAATGTAGATAAATTTGAATCCCACTTAAAGGACTATATAGGGGTATCCAATGCGATTGGAGTAGGGAATGGCCTGGATGCGTTAAGGTTAATTTTTAAGGCTTATTTAGAACTCGGAGTAATGCATGAGGGAGATGAAGTAATAGTGCCTGCAAACACGTATATAGCTTCTGTTCTTGCTATTACCGATAATCATTTAAAACCGATTTTGGTGGAGCCAGATATAAATACTTATAATCTCGATATTACTAAAATTGAAAAAAGTATAACAGAAAAGACCAAAGCCATTATGGTGGTTCATCTTTACGGGCAGGTATGCTGGAATCGAGGACTTGAAAGGTTGGCTCAAGAATATAATTTAAAAATAATTGAAGACAATGCTCAGGCAATTGGAGGTGAATTTAAATATAAGGATGGGCAAATAAAAAGAACAGGGTCTTTGGGAGATGCAGCTGGATTTAGCTTCTACCCTGGGAAAAATTTAGGCGCATTAGGAGATGCTGGGGCCGTAACCACAAACGATGATGATTTATCTCAGGTGATTAGAGCCTTAGGAAACTATGGGAGTAAACAAAAATATATCAATGAATTTCAGGGTCTAAACAGTAGGTTAGACGAAATTCAAGCAGCTTTCCTTAATGTGAAGTTGAAATATTTAGATAAGGAAACCCAGCGAAGGAGAGAGGTTGCGGCTTTTTATTTAGAAAACATTAAAAATCCTGAAATAATATTACCGGAAGTAAATGGTAAGGTAGAGAAATGCAATACTCATGTATGGCATCTTTTTGTGATTAGAACGAAATATAGAGAAGAATTTAAAACATATTTGGCCAAATGCGGAGTGCAGTCTTTAATCCATTATCCAATTCCACCGCATAAACAAAAAGCTTACTGCCAGTGGAACAATTTAAATTTTCCTATTACTGAGAAAATTCATAATGAAGTTCTTAGTTTGCCTATTGGACCCAATATGATAGCTGACGAGGTTAATTCGATAATACATATAATTAATGAATTTTCAGTTTAATCGAAAACTAGTTTCAATTTTTGCCGGTTTTTCAGGAGTAGGTGTTATCACTACTCTAATTTCAATCGGGGCAATTTATTTATTTATTGAAGTTTTTCAAACCCCACTTATTCTAACTTATTCAATAATTTATTTTTCAACCATCCTCTTGTCATATTTTATGAACTCACTCTTCGTTTTCAAGTCACCACTCGAACTGAAAAAGGGTTTGATGTATTTCCTTATTTATCTCAGTGGAATGTTAATTGGTGTTTTAATGTTAGGCTTGTTGAAGAATATTTTGACATTTGAACACTTTATTTTAGCTTACATTGTTCTTCCCTTGACTATGTTGTGGAACTTCATTTTATCATTTTACCTATTTAAATCTAAACATATATGTTAAGTTTAATCTTACTTTCCTATTATAGTGGAGAACGAATTAACAATGTCTATGATAAAATTTGCTTATTGTTAAGCAAATATGAAATTCCCTTTGAGTTTATTGTTATTGATGACGGTTCAACTGATGATTCATTTAAAATAGCTAAGAAACTTGAATCTTCTAATAATAATGTTAGAGCATACCAATTGAGTAAAAATTATTCTTCACATTATGCAATCTTTGCCGGTTTAAGCGTATGTGAGGGTAAATGCGTAACAATACTACCAGATGATGAGCAACAACCTTATTCATCTATAGTTGATATGTATAGGATTTGGGAGCAAGGGGAAAAAGTTATTATACCATATAGGGAAAAGAGAAATGATGGATACTTAAATAATTTATTATCTCATTCTTATTATAAAATTATTAATTATCTGTCTGAGGTTACTTTTCCTAAGGGTGGGGCAGATTCTTTTTTTATTGATAGAGAACTTATTGATTTGATTAACCATAGAATTCATCCAATCAATACATCTAGTATTATTGAAGTTCTACGCCTCGGCTTCTCACCTGTATATTATCCATATGAAAGGGTGAAGGGGATAAATAATAAAAGCAGATGGACGCTAAAAAAGAAAATTAGATTATTTAAGGATACCTTTTTTTCTTCTTCCACATGGCCCATAAAAATTATTACCAATTTGGGGTTGTTTTTCTCTCTTATTGCCTTCCTGATAATTGTGTTTTATGTTTACATTAAAATTTTTGGTAATCTGAATTTTTGGGGTGAAATTCTGCCTGGTTGGACATCCACAATTATAATCGTTTCATTCTTTAGTGGTTTGATATTATTTTCTCTTGGTATTATTGCGGAGTATATCTGGCGTATCTATGAAGAGGTTAAGGCTCGGCCTGGTTATATTGTGAAGAAAAATAATTGATTTATTGTTATTCAAAGAATAAAAAATGAGATTATTGAAAATTTCTAACGGATTATGGGGATGTGTACTCTCTTTGTTGGCTGCTTTAAGCCTTATCTATGCCTATATAAGTTTTGATGCTCCATATTACCTGGCCATCGCAAGAGATATTTCAAATGGCTTAGTTCCCTATAAAGATATCAGTAGTCTTTATGCTCCTTTGATGATGTATCTTAATTCTCTAATATTTTTATTCTTTGAAGACCCCGATTATAACTACTTCTTATTTTTCCAATATGCGATTATCTTTTCTTCTGCGGGTCTATTATACCTTTTAGCTAGAAAATTAAATTTGAACAAGCAGAAATCATTATTCTTAAGCTTATTCTTAATATTAGCTATATTGAGTTCCGATGGAATTAATATAAATCTTGAGGTTTATTTGATATTATGCGTTTTCTGTTCCTTTTGGTTTTTAATAAATAAACATTTTTTTTTAGCTGGAGCATTTCTATCTTTGAGCGTTCTTGTGAAACAATATGGGGTCTTTAATTTTATTCCTTTTTTCCTGTTAATATTTTATTATCATAATTTTAATAAAAAAAATCTAATAAAATTCTTAATAGGGGCTTCTATCCCTGTAATTCTTTTTTTGATATATTATGTTTTTATAAATAATGTTTCTTTTTTAGAATTATTAGATCAACTCAGCGGAAGGGGATATGGTCAGAAAAATGTTTCCAGATCCCGATCACTTTTCACCTGGCTAGTAGGATCTAAAGTTTTTCTGTTATTGCTTCTTCCTTTACTATTTCTTAAGATAAAACCTTTTAAGGATAAAATCTCTGGTATTTTAATTTTAGGAATAATTGTAAACTTAGTTCCTGTTCTCATTCAGGTTTTTCCTCATTATTTTATTATAACCTTTCCCTATATTTTTATGTTATTTGTTAGAAATGAGAGGAATATCAATAAAAAGTTCATCTACATTTCAAACATTTCATTGATGGTAATTTGCCTTTTATTATTTCTGAGAATTTTCAGATATAAAGATGTTTATGGGGAGCAGTTAAATAATGCAGAGAAATATAAAAATGAATATCCCGAAGGGTCTATAGTGTTTTTGGCTGGACCTATAAGATATTTGTACATCTTGAACGATTATCAGAATCCTGTCTTGGAGCAGGTTGGATATGATTATTCTTTTCAGCCAGATGATGAATTCAGGGAAAATTATGAAGTGATTGCTCTAGAATAAAGGGCCGTTAATCAATGTATAATTAAAATATTTGTAAATGTTGAATCCAAAACAGGATTTTAGTTCACCATAGGTTTAAGATTACTTTAGGAATTAAGCTTGATAGAATAATTAACTTCGCAAAAATTAAAATTCCATTTTCAATAGCTTCGACTTTGATTATTAGAATAGTAAATTTTATGTGCAAAAAATTCAATTATTGGTTCTTAATAAAATCCAATTTAAGAATAAATAAAAAATTTAAACTAGCCTTTAAGGAGAATGATTTATATAAACTAGTTTAAAAAAAATTAAAGATAATAACTTAGGAATGTTAAAAGATAAATCAATATTAATTACAGGAGGTACCGGTTCACTCGGCAAAGCTTTAACTGGACATATCCTCAAAGAATTCCCTTATATTAAACGTCTGGTAATTTTTTCCCGGGATGAACAGAAACAATTTGAAATGGCTCAGGAATATCCAGCAAAGGACTTTCCTCAAATTCGATTTTTTATTGGAGATGTAAGGGATGAAGCGAGAGTAAAAAGAGCATTAAAGGGGATAGATTACGTTATTCATGCAGCAGCGATGAAACATGTACCGATTGCGGAATATAATCCTATGGAGTGTGTGAAAACAAATATTATGGGAGCTGAGAATATTATTAATGGCAGTCTTGAAACAAGTGTTGAGCGTGTTGTAGCACTTTCTACCGATAAAGCTGCTGCTCCTATTAATTTATACGGAGCCACAAAATTGGCTTCAGATAAATTATTTGTTGCTGCTAACAATATAACCGGCTGGAATCCAATTAAATTTTCTGTGGTGCGTTATGGCAATGTTATGGGGTCTAACGGCTCTGTTATTCCATTTTTTCTTAAAAAGAAAAAAGAAGGAGTGTTACCTATTACAGACCCAACAATGACCCGGTTTAATATTTCCCTTCAGGGTGGTGTAGATATGGTCATGCATGCTTTGGAACATGCATGGGGCGGTGAAATTTTTGTGCCTAAAATTCCTTCGTATAAAATTACTGATATTGCCGAAGCAATTGGTCCAAATTGTGAGAAGCCTGTAGTAGGAATTAGACCGGGTGAGAAAATTCACGAAGAAATGATCACAGATTCAGATTCTTATTACACCTATGATTTAGGAAAATACTATACAATTTTACCTGCTACTCACAAGTGGCACTTAGAAGATTTTGTTGATAAATTTAATGCAAAAAAAGTAGCTCCCGGGTTTCAATATAATTCAGGAGAAAATGAAGAGTGGGAAACAGTTGAAGATCTTAGAAATTTAATTAAGGA
Protein-coding regions in this window:
- the pseB gene encoding UDP-N-acetylglucosamine 4,6-dehydratase (inverting); translated protein: MLKDKSILITGGTGSLGKALTGHILKEFPYIKRLVIFSRDEQKQFEMAQEYPAKDFPQIRFFIGDVRDEARVKRALKGIDYVIHAAAMKHVPIAEYNPMECVKTNIMGAENIINGSLETSVERVVALSTDKAAAPINLYGATKLASDKLFVAANNITGWNPIKFSVVRYGNVMGSNGSVIPFFLKKKKEGVLPITDPTMTRFNISLQGGVDMVMHALEHAWGGEIFVPKIPSYKITDIAEAIGPNCEKPVVGIRPGEKIHEEMITDSDSYYTYDLGKYYTILPATHKWHLEDFVDKFNAKKVAPGFQYNSGENEEWETVEDLRNLIKEHVDPTFEV
- a CDS encoding glycosyltransferase — encoded protein: MLSLILLSYYSGERINNVYDKICLLLSKYEIPFEFIVIDDGSTDDSFKIAKKLESSNNNVRAYQLSKNYSSHYAIFAGLSVCEGKCVTILPDDEQQPYSSIVDMYRIWEQGEKVIIPYREKRNDGYLNNLLSHSYYKIINYLSEVTFPKGGADSFFIDRELIDLINHRIHPINTSSIIEVLRLGFSPVYYPYERVKGINNKSRWTLKKKIRLFKDTFFSSSTWPIKIITNLGLFFSLIAFLIIVFYVYIKIFGNLNFWGEILPGWTSTIIIVSFFSGLILFSLGIIAEYIWRIYEEVKARPGYIVKKNN
- a CDS encoding DegT/DnrJ/EryC1/StrS family aminotransferase, yielding MGVSNAIGVGNGLDALRLIFKAYLELGVMHEGDEVIVPANTYIASVLAITDNHLKPILVEPDINTYNLDITKIEKSITEKTKAIMVVHLYGQVCWNRGLERLAQEYNLKIIEDNAQAIGGEFKYKDGQIKRTGSLGDAAGFSFYPGKNLGALGDAGAVTTNDDDLSQVIRALGNYGSKQKYINEFQGLNSRLDEIQAAFLNVKLKYLDKETQRRREVAAFYLENIKNPEIILPEVNGKVEKCNTHVWHLFVIRTKYREEFKTYLAKCGVQSLIHYPIPPHKQKAYCQWNNLNFPITEKIHNEVLSLPIGPNMIADEVNSIIHIINEFSV